ATTGCAGGCCTACGTGCGCCACGACAACGGCGCCCGCTTGCACAGTGCGCTGGGCGACAAGCCCCCGGCGAAGTACGCTGAGGAGCACCTGACCCAGCCGGCATGACCCGTCACTGTCTCACCTGTCCTGAACCACTACACCGGTTGCCAGCCGGTGCGGCGGTCTCTACACTTCGAGCGACAGCGAGCGCCGAAGACCACGGCTTTGGCCGGACTCGTGGCCGGGCCGGCATGCACGCATCGCTGCCGGCTCGCGGGTTCGCAGCGATGCTCGGGGAGAAGGAAATGGGAGCGCACATGTTCATCCGGATAGGGATCACTACCTGTTCAGAGGACATGACGCTTCATGCGAACCTTGAACCTCGGTATTTTGGCGCATGTAGACGCGGGTAAAACCAGCCTGACCGAGCGGCTGCTCCACGCGGCCGGTGTGATCGACGCGATCGGCCGCGTCGATGAGGGAACCACCCAGACCGATACCCTGGCGCTGGAACGGCAACGCGGCATCACGATCAAGTCCGCCGTGGTGTCGTTCGTCATCAATGATGTCACGGTCAACCTGATCGACACGCCGGGCCACCCGGACTTCATCGCCGAGGTGGAACGGGTGTTGAGCGTGCTCGACGGCGCGGTGCTGGTGATCTCGGCCGTCGAGGGCGTGCAGTCGCAGACGCGCGTGCTGATGCGGACGCTGCAGCGGCTGCGCATTCCCACCCTGATCTTCGTCAACAAGATCGACCGCGGCGGCGCAGACGGCGAGCGCGTCCAGCGGGAGATCGCCGCGAAGCTGACGCCGGCGGTCGTCGCCATGGGCTCGGTGCGCCAGCCCGGCACGCGGCATGCCAGCTTCTCCCCGTACGGCGCGGCCGATGCGGCCTTCACGACCACATTGTCCGAGTCACTGTCTGAGCACGACGATGCGCTGCTCGCGGACTATGTCGACGGCGCGGCGGCGGTCTCATACGGCCGGCTCCGGGGAGAGCTTGCAGCGCAAAGCAAGCGTGCACTGGTGCATCCGGTCTTCTTCGGGTCGGCGATCACCGGCGCGGGGGTGGACTCGCTGATTGCCGGCGTTGCGGAGTTGCTGCCCGCGGCCGAGGGCGACGGCGACGGTCCGATTTCCGGCGCCGTCTTCAAGGTCGAGCGCGGGCAGGCCGGTGAGAAGATCACCTACCTCCGCATGTTTTCGGGAGTCGTGCGCACACGCGATCGTCTGCCGGGCTGCGGGGGCAGCGAGCAGAAGATCACCGCGATCAGCGTGTTCGAGCATGGCTCAACCGTCCGCCGCGAGGCGGTCGTCGCAGGGCAGATCGGCAAGCTCTGGGGTCTGGACGACATCCGCATCGGTGACCAGATCGGCAGGCCGCGAACGACCACGGCGCAGCACTACTTCGCCCCGCCGACGCTGGAGTCGGTGATTATGCCGCGGCATCCGGCCGACAGGGCCGCGCTGCACCTCGCACTCGGCCAGCTCGCCGAGCAGGATCCCCTGATCAACCTGCGGCAGGACGATCTGCGGCAAGAGCTCTATGTATCGCTCTACGGTGAGGTGCAGAAAGAAGTCATCGGGGCCACGCTGGCGAACGACTTCGGCCTCGCCGTCGAATTTCGCGACACAACCACAATATGCATCGAACGACCGATCGGCGCCGGCGCGGCCGTCGAGACGATGCACATGCCGCCCAACCCCTTCCTCGCCACCGTCGGGCTGCGCATCGAGCCGGCCGCAATCAACAGCGGTGTAGCGTTCCGGCTGGCGGCTGCGGTTCACGGCAGGATGCCCGCGGCGTTCTTTAAGGCCGTCGAGGACACGGTGTACGCCACGCTGCGCCAGGGCATCCATGGCTGGCAGGTGACGGACTGCACCGTGACGATGACCCACGCCGGCTACCTGGGCAAGCACGGCCTCGGCCATCAGTACTTCAACAAGAGCATGTCGAGCACCGGCGAAGACTTCCGCAAGCTGACTCCGCTGGTGGTGATCAGCGCGCTGCAACAGGCCGGCGCGGCGGTCTACGAGCCGATGCACCGCTTCCGGCTGGAGATTCCCGCAGATTCGTTCGGGGCGGCGGCGCCCGCATTCGCGCGTCTGAGCGCCGTTCCGCAGACACAGGAACTCCGGGGTGCGACGTACCTGCTGGAGGGTGAGATCCCGGCGGCGCGGGTGCACGAGCTGCGACAACTGCTGCCGGCGCTGACTCGCGGCGAAGGCGTGCTGGAGTGCAGCTTCGACAGCTACGAACTGGTCCGTGGCGTGATCCCGACGCGGCCGCGGACGGACCATAACCCGCTCAACCGCGAAGAATACCTGCTGCACGTCATGCGGCGGGTTTAGCATCGCCGCGACGCGAACGTTGGCTGCCCGCCGATCGCGCCGCCGGCAGCGTTTGGCCACAGGTCCCGCGGGACGGGCGTGAGCACATAGCCGCCCGTGAGGTCGCCGAAGGCGCGGCAGCGGGCGGCGCCCCAGCGGTGCGCGTAGAGCGCAATGTAGGCGCAGAGCAAGGCGTCGGCCCGGTCTTCGTAGCCCTTGAGCGCCAGGCCGCGCAGCCCTGAAACGTCCTGGACGAGGAACGCCCTATGGCCCGCGAGCGGCGGTTCGGCGCCGGCCAGCGAGCGCAGGCAAGCTTGATACCGGCGCCAGTCGGCCAGCGCCTCGGCGCGGCGGGCCGGCTGGTTCGCCTTCTTGTACTTCAGCGTGCGCACCAGCCCGAACAGCGCAATCGTCGCCGGGTGCGGGAAGACCTCGACTACCTGCCGCACCGGCTCACCAGCCGGCACTTCCGCCGCATGTACGAAGCCTCGCTCTGCCAGCGCCGCGACCAGCGCCTCGCCGCGCACCACGCC
Above is a window of Dehalococcoidia bacterium DNA encoding:
- a CDS encoding translation factor GTPase family protein; amino-acid sequence: MRTLNLGILAHVDAGKTSLTERLLHAAGVIDAIGRVDEGTTQTDTLALERQRGITIKSAVVSFVINDVTVNLIDTPGHPDFIAEVERVLSVLDGAVLVISAVEGVQSQTRVLMRTLQRLRIPTLIFVNKIDRGGADGERVQREIAAKLTPAVVAMGSVRQPGTRHASFSPYGAADAAFTTTLSESLSEHDDALLADYVDGAAAVSYGRLRGELAAQSKRALVHPVFFGSAITGAGVDSLIAGVAELLPAAEGDGDGPISGAVFKVERGQAGEKITYLRMFSGVVRTRDRLPGCGGSEQKITAISVFEHGSTVRREAVVAGQIGKLWGLDDIRIGDQIGRPRTTTAQHYFAPPTLESVIMPRHPADRAALHLALGQLAEQDPLINLRQDDLRQELYVSLYGEVQKEVIGATLANDFGLAVEFRDTTTICIERPIGAGAAVETMHMPPNPFLATVGLRIEPAAINSGVAFRLAAAVHGRMPAAFFKAVEDTVYATLRQGIHGWQVTDCTVTMTHAGYLGKHGLGHQYFNKSMSSTGEDFRKLTPLVVISALQQAGAAVYEPMHRFRLEIPADSFGAAAPAFARLSAVPQTQELRGATYLLEGEIPAARVHELRQLLPALTRGEGVLECSFDSYELVRGVIPTRPRTDHNPLNREEYLLHVMRRV
- a CDS encoding DUF429 domain-containing protein, giving the protein MPDLVTFIGLDLAWSPRNRSGAATLRGSAAGAELVDLSLLGDDAELVAYVERVAGSGPAIVAVDAPLLVPNATGRRVCEAEVQRVFGRFHAGPYPANRGLLAFNGVVRGEALVAALAERGFVHAAEVPAGEPVRQVVEVFPHPATIALFGLVRTLKYKKANQPARRAEALADWRRYQACLRSLAGAEPPLAGHRAFLVQDVSGLRGLALKGYEDRADALLCAYIALYAHRWGAARCRAFGDLTGGYVLTPVPRDLWPNAAGGAIGGQPTFASRRC